DNA from Methylobacterium currus:
GCCCCGCCGACGGGGGCTGAGATTGGACGAGCGTGCGTCCTGACCCTTGAACCTGATCCGGTTCGTACCGGCGGAGGGACGGGAACCTGCCATGACCGACGTGACCCGTGCGTCCTCGCGCCCCGAGGCCGGATCGTCTCCCCGGGAGAGATCCATGAACGCACCCATCCTCGCGAAAGATCTGCCGCACAGCGTCACCACGGGGCCCGTCGCCGGCTCGGTGAAGGCCTACGCCTCGCCCCAGGAGCGCCCCGACCTTCATGTGCCCTACCGGGAGATCGCGCTCTCCGATCCGCGCGAGGCCCCGGTGCGGGTCTACGACCCGTCGGGCCCCTATACGGAGGCCGATGCACGCATCGACCTCGCGGCCGGTCTGCCCGAGATCCGTAAGCGCTGGATCGCGGGCCGCGGCTACGCGGCAACCGCCCCCCGGGCGGTGAAGCCAGAGGATAACGGCTTCGCCAGCGCGGACAGGCTGGTGGCGCCGTGCCCGGCCGCCCGCACCGTGCGCCGGGGCGCCCCGGGCCAGAGGGTCACCCAGTACGAGTTCGCCCGCGCCGGGATCGTCACGGAGGAGATGATCTACGTCGCCCACCGGGAGAACCTGTGCCGCGAGGCGATGCTGGCGGGGGCCGCGGACAAGCTCGCCGACGGCGAGAGCTTCGGGGCGAGCATCCCGCCCTTCATCACGCCGGACTTCGTGCGCGACGAGGTGGCGCGCGGGCGGGCGATCATCCCGGCCAACATCAACCACACCGAACTCGAGCCGATGGCCATCGGCCGCAACTTCCTCGTCAAGATCAACGCCAATATCGGCAACTCGGCCGTGACCTCCTCGGCCGCCGAGGAGGTCGAGAAGATGGTGTGGGCGATCCGCTGGGGCGCCGACACGGTCATGGACCTCTCGACGGGGCGCAACATCCACAACATCCGTGGCTGGATCCTGCGCAATGCGCCGGTGCCGATCGGGACGGTGCCGATCTACCAGGCGCTGGAGAAGGTCGGTGGCGATCCCCTCAAGCTCGATTGGGAGGTGTTTCGCGATACGCTGATCGAGCAGGCCGAGCAGGGGGTGGATTACTTCACCATCCATGCCGGCGTGCGCCTCGCCCACGTGCCGCTCACCGCCCGGCGCGTCACCGGCATTGTCTCGCGCGGCGGCTCGATCATGGCGCGCTGGTGCCTCGCCGGGCACCGGGAATCGTTCCTCTACGAGCGGTTCGAGGAGATCTGCGACATCTGCCGGGCCTACGACGTGTCGTTCTCCCTCGGCGACGGCCTGCGCCCGGGCTCGATCGCGGACGCCAACGACGCGGCGCAGTTCGCCGAGCTGGAGACCTTGGGGGAACTCACCGAGGTCGCCCATGCCAAGGGCTGCCAGGTGATGATCGAGGGCCCCGGCCACGTGCCGATGCACAAGATCAAGGTCAACATGGAGAAGCAGCTCGCCGAGTGCGGCGAGGCGCCGTTCTACACGCTCGGCCCGCTCACCACCGACGTGGCGCCGGGCTACGACCACATCACCTCCGGCATCGGCGCGGCGATGATCGGCTGGTTCGGCACCGCGATGCTCTGCTACGTCACCCCGAAGGAGCATCTCGGCCTGCCGAACCGCGACGACGTGAAGACCGGCGTCATCACCTACAAGATCGCCGCCCATGCCGCCGACCTCGCCAAGGGCCACCCGGCCGCCCAATTGCGCGACGACGCCCTGTCGCGGGCCCGGTTCGACTTCCGCTGGGAGGACCAGTTCAACCTCTCCCTCGATCCGGACACGGCGCGGGCCTATCACGACGAGACCCTGCCGAAGGACGCCCACAAGGTCGCGCATTTCTGCTCGATGTGCGGGCCGAAATTCTGCTCGATGAAGATCACCCAGGACCTGCGCGCCGACGTGCTGGCCATGGCGGCGGCGAGCGCCGTGGTCGGCGAGGCCACACCCTTGAGCGAAGCGGAGCGGGCGGCCGGCATGGCCCAAAAATCGGCGGAATTCATGACGCAGGGCGGGGACCTCTACGTCGCACCCGGCGAATAGGAACCCACCGCCATGCCGATGCAGGCCCAAGCGGCCCCGCCGGGGCCTGCCCCGTCTCCGCCTGGACGCGCGCGTCCGGGCTCGATCATGCGCCGTCTGGTCGTCTTCGCCCTCGGTCTGGCGGTGCCGATCCTGATCTTCGGCGGCGTGGTGCTGTGGCAATTCGCCGGCGCGGCGCGGGACCGCCTCGAGGCGGAGGCCCTGGGCCGCGCCCGCATGGAGGCGGCGGCGGTCGACCGCGAGGTGGCGAGCCTCGTCGCCACCCTCGAGGCCCTGAGCCTCTCCAACGCGCTCCAGCGCGGCGACGTGACGGCGTTCCGCGAGCAGATGCAGGAGCTGCTCCGCCGCAGCGGCCTGCCGGCGACCCTGCGCGACGCCGACGGGCGGCGCCTGATCGACCTCGGCGCCGAACCGATGGCGGAACGCCTCGACGCGGCCGATGCGAGCGCGCTCAACGGCCGCCCTGCGGTCTCGGGCGTGGTCGACGGACGGTTCCGGGTGACGGTGCCGGTGATGCGCCGCGGCGGCGACGCGGTGCTCTACCTCCTGTCCTTCTCCCTGCCGACGGACCGGATCCGCGACGTGCTGGCCTCCGGCGGCGTGCCGAAGGCCTGGGTGCTGAGCGTCATCGACCGCGACCAGCGGATCCTGACCCGCACCCGGGCGCCGGAGCGCTTCACCGGCGTGCAGGCCCCCGACGATCTGCGCCGAGCCACCGGGCCGGAGGGGAGCTGGCGCGGCGCCTCGATGGAGGGCGACCCGTTCTTCGTCGCCTATGCGCGGGCCGGGGTACCGGATTGGCGCGTCGCCGTCGGAGTGCCGGAGGAGGCGCTGGCGGCCCCGGTGCGGGCCTCCCTCGTCTGGTTCGCCGCGCTCGGCGGCATGCTGGCCGCCATCGCGGCGGTTCTGGCGCTGGCCTTCGCCCGCGGCATCGCGGCGCCGCTCCGGGCCCTGCGCGATCAGGCGGTGGCCCTCGGCTCCGGCCGCGCGGCCCCCGTCCTCGCCGGGGTGCCGGCGGAGGTCGCCGCGGTGAGCGCCGAGATCGCGAGCGCTGCCCAGCGCCAGCGCGAGCGCGCGGCCGAGCGCGCGCGGGCCGCCGCGGCCCTGCGCGCCGAGACCCAGCGCCTGGAGGTGATGAACCGCCTCGGCACGGCGCTCGCGAGCGAGCTCGACCGCCAGCGCCTCGGCGACACGGTGGTGGAGGCCGCGACCCACCTGACCGGCGCGGCCTACGGCGCCCTGTTCGAGCGGGTGCCGGAGAGCCCGGACGGTCCCGAGCATTGGCGGCTCCTCAGCCTCACCGGCGCGCCGCGGGAGGCCTTCACCCGCTTCGGCCTGCCCCGGGTGACGACCCTGTTCAGCCACACCTTCGCCGCCCGCGGGGTGGTGCTGAGCGAGGACGTGACGGCGGATCCGCGCTACGGCAGCCATGGCGGCATGCCGCAGGGCCACCTGCCGGTGCGCAGCTACCTCGCGGTGCCGGTGGTCTCGGGCGACGGCGTCATCCTCGGCGCTCTGCTGTTCGGCCATCCCGAGCCGCACCGCTTCGGCACCCGCGAAGCGGCGCTGATCGAGGGCCTGGCCGGACAGGCCGCGGTCGCGATGGACAATGCCCGGCTGTTCGCCTCGGTGCGGCGCGAGCAGGACCGTTTCGCCGCCGCCGTCCAGGCGGTGCGCGGCGTGCTCTGGACCAACGACGCCGCAGGCCGCATGGCCGGCGACCAGCCGGCCTGGGCGGCGCTCACCGGGCAGACGCAGGAGCAATATGCCGGCTACGGCTGGGCCGAGGCGGTGCATCCGGAAGACCGCGCCGCCAGCGTCGAGAGCTGGAACGCGGCGGTCGCCGAGCGCCGGCGCTACACCCACGAGCACCGGGTGCGCCGCCACGACGGGGTGTTTCGCACCTTCGCGATCCAGGCGGTGCCGGTGCTCGACCCCGACGGCTCGATCCGCGAATGGGTCGGCGTGCATTCGGACATCTCCGAGCAGCGCGCCGCCGAGACCGCGCTCCGGGAATCGAACGAGGAGATCCAGCGCTACGCCTACATCGTTAGCCACGATCTGCGGGCGCCGCTCGTCAACATCATGGGCTTCACCAGCGAGATCGAGGCGAGCCAGGACGACATCCGGGCCGCCCTGGCGGGCCGCCCGGAGGCGGGGCGGATCGACGCCGACCTCAGCGAATCGGTGAGCTTCATCAAGGCCGCGATCACCAAGATGGACGGCCTGATCAACGCCATCCTGAAGCTGTCGCGGGAGGGGCGGCGCAACTTCCAGCCCGAGCCCCTGGCGATGACCGCCCTGGTCCAGGGCCTCGCCGACGCGCAGCGCCACCAGACGGACGCCGCGGACGCGGTCATCGCCATCGGCGATCTGCCGGGGATCACCGCCGACCGGCTCGCCGTGGAGCAGATCTTCGGCAACCTGATCGACAACGCGATCAAGTACCTGGCCAAGGACCGGCCGGGCCGGATCGCGGTCACCGGGTCGGTCTCGGACGGGCTCGCGGTGTTCCGGGTCGCCGATAACGGCCGCGGCATCGATGCCCGCGACCATGCCCGGGTGTTCGAGCTCTTCCGTCGCTCCGGCGCCCAGGACCGGCCGGGGGAGGGGATCGGGCTCGCCCATGTCCGGACCCTGGTGCGGGCGCTCGGGGGGCGGATCGACCTGTCCTCGGAGATCGGGGCCGGCACCACCTTCAGCGTGACGCTGCCGCTGCGCCAGGGGTGAGTTGGACTCGGCGGGGTGCAACGCCAGGTTAACCGGGTCTCGGCGTTTTCTACGCCAGCCGCGTGTCCAAGCCCGCGGTAAATGGTCTAGAGAGTATGACGGGAGCATGTCTCCCTGGGACGACCGCTTTCGGCGCGGTGTCGTGAGCAAGGGACAGGCGTCCCGGCGCAGCCGGGTTTTCGCCACGGGGAGTCGTCAGGTGCCGGCCGTACACATCGTGATGATCGAGGATGACGAGGGCCATGCCCGGCTGATCGAGCGGAACATCCGCCGCGCAGGCGTCAACAACGTCATCGAGTCGTTCCGGGACGGAACCTCCGCGCTCGCCGCGCTGTTCGGGCCCGACGGCAGCGGCGAGATCAATGCCGGCCGGCCGCTCCTCATCCTCCTCGACCTCAACCTGCCGGACATGACCGGCATCGACATCCTGCAGAAGGTGAAGTCGAACCCGCATCTGCGCCGCTCGCCGGTGGTCATCCTGACCACCACCGACGACCAGCGCGAGATCCAGCGCTGCTACGACCTCGGCTGCAACGTCTACATCACAAAGCCGGTGAACTACGAGGGCTTCGCCAACGCGATCCGCCAGCTCGGCCTGTTCTTCTCGGTGATGCAGGTCCCGGAGAGCGCCTGATCGTGACCGAACCGGTCCGCCTGCTCTACATCGACGACGATCCCGGACTGGCGCGGCTGGTCGCCCGCACACTGGCGGGCCGCGGCTGCGAGGTGGTGCACGCCCCCGACGGCGAGGCGGGCTTGGCGCTGATCGCGGCGGAGCGGTTCGACGTGGTCGCCCTCGACCACCACATGCCGCTGGAGACGGGCCTCGACATCCTGCCGCGCATCCGCGCCCTCGCCGAGGCGCCGCCGGTGATCTACGTCACCGGCTCGGAAGACAGCCGCGTCGCCGTGGCGGCGCTGAAGGCCGGCGCCGTCGACTACGTCTGGAAGGATCTTCAGGGCCACTTCCGGGAGCTGCTGGCCGAGGCGGTGGCGACCGCCGTGCTCCAGGACCGCACGCGGCGCGAGAAGGAGCGGGCCGAGGCCGAGGTGCGCGAGGCCCGCGACCGGGCCGAGCTGCTCCTGCGCGAGGTCAACCACCGGGTCGCCAACAGCCTCGCCCTGGTGGCGGCCCTGGTGCGGATGCAGGCCAACGCCGTCACCGACGCCTCCGCCCGCGCGGCGCTCGAAGAGACCCAGACCCGCATCACCGCGATCGCCGGCATCCACCGGCGGCTCTACACCTCCGACGACGTGCGGGTGGTGGCGGTCGACGCCTATCTGGCGACCCTGGTGGAGGATCTCGACGGGGCGATGAACGCCACCGGCCAGCGCCACCGCATCCTCCTCGACGCGGCCCCGGTCGAGGTGGCGACCGACAAGGCGGTCTCCCTCGGCGTGATCGTGACCGAGCTGGTCACCAACGCCTACAAATACGCCTATCCGGAGGGCGCGACCGGCGAGATCCGCATCACGGCCCGCCGCGACGGCGACACCCTGCGCCTCACCGTGGCGGATGACGGCGTCGGCTGGCAGGGCGCCGGCACCCCGCGCGGCACCGGGCTCGGCTCGCGCATCGTGCGCGCCATGGCGTCGAACCTGCGCGCGCAGATCGCTTACGCGCAAGCCGAGAAGGGCACGGCGGCAAGCATCGACATCGCGCTCTGACGGGCCGCGGCGGCCTCGGGAGGCGGCCGTTCCGGGGCGGTCGTTTCGCGACGCGCCACTTAACCCCCCCGCAAGGCCGATCCGCTAACACGGAGGCTCGCGCGGCGAAGGAGCGGCGGGATGGCGGCCGGGGCGGCTCTCGGCGAGGCGGGTGGCGGTGCCGGCACCGCGCTCGCGGTGTTCGGCGTGCGGATCGTTGCCGCGGCCTGCGCCTTCGTGGCCCAGGTGCTGATGGCCCGGCTGATGGGCGGCACGGAATACGGGGTCTTCGCCACGATCTGGGTCTGGACCGCGCTCATGGGCCATGCCTCGACCTGGGGCCTGTCTCAGGCCGCCTGCCGCTTCCTGCCGACCTACCGGGCGACAGGAGCCGTCGGGCCGGAGCGCGGCTTCCTCGCCTTCGGAGCGGTGTTCTCGCTGACGGCCGCCTCGGCCCTGGCGGGCTTCGGCGCGGCACTCCTCTGGCTCGTTCCCGGCCTCGTCGCCGGCAACCATGCCGGCCCGCTCCTCGTGGCGGCGCTGGTGCTGCCGCTCTTCGCGCTCCAGGATTTCTGCGAGGGCGTGGCGCGGGGCCGCAACTGGACGCTGCTCGCCGTGGCGCCGCCCTACCTCCTGCGCCAGGGCCTGATCATGGCGCTGATGCTGGCGGCGGTCGCGTTCGGGGCGCCGGCCGAGGCCACGGTCGCCGTCGCCTGCACGCTCGCCGCCACCGCCCTGTCCCTCGCCATGCAGGCCACGCTCCTGCTGCGGCGCCTGCGGGCCGAACGGCCCTCGGCCCGCGCCCGCTACCCCTGGCGCGACTGGCTGCGGGCGGCCCTGCCGATGGCGCTGATCGATCTCGCCGGCTCGGGCTTCAACTTCGTCGACGTGCTGGTTCTCGGCTTCCTGCTGCCGCCGGCGGAGGTCGGCGCCTATTTCGCGGCGACGCGGCTCCTGCAATTCGTCGTCTTCGTCCAGTACGCCGCCTCCTCGGTGACGGCGCAGCGTTTCGCCGCGGCGCAGGCGCGGGGCGACCGGGCGGAGCTCGAAACCCTGGTCCGGCGCTGGGCGCGGCTGACGCTGCTCGCCACCCTCGCGACCGGCCTCGCCCTCGTGGCGGCGGGACCGCTGCTGCTCGGCCTGTTCGGGCCGGACTTTCGCGAAGCCCTGCCGCTCCTCGCGCTCCTCGTCGCCGGCCACGGCCTCGCCGCTGCCTGCGGGCCGGCGGAAGACCTCCTGACCATGCTGGGAGCCGAGCGTGCCTGCGCCGCCGTCACGGTCGCGCTCCTCGTCGCGGCGGTTCTCCTCACCCTGGCGCTGGTGCCGCCTCTCGGACTCACCGGCGCGGCGCTCGCCGCCGCCCTCGTGACCGCCGCACGCGGCGGCGTCCTGGCGAGGCTCGCCTATCGTCGCCTCGGCCTCGTCACGCCGGCCTTCGCCCGATGACTGCGCCGGCATTCCCGCTCCCGACGACCGTCGCGGCCCCGGCCTGCGAGATCACGACCCTCGCATCCTTGAGCCGCGAGCCCGCGTCCTGGGACGCCCTGGTCGCCCGTGCCGCCGGGCCGACGCCCGATTATGCGCGCCGCGTGCTGGAGGCGCATCGCGACCACGGGCTCGCCCCGGCGGACCTGCCCTGCCTCGCGGTGCGCGCCGGCCCGGACCTGCTGGCGCTGCTGCCTTACCGGACGGGGCGCGGCCCCCTCGGGCTCGGCCGGATCGCCCGGCCCTTCGCCTCGCCCTACCTCACCGTGACGGCGCCCCTCGTGGTTGCCGGGACGGAGGGCGTCCCGGCCCTGGCGGCGCTCGTCGCCGGGATGCGAACGCTCGGGCAACCGTGGTGGTGGCCGCTCCTGCCGGCGGACGAATCGCCCCTCCTCGCCGCGCTCGCCCGCGACGGCTGGGGCAGCGCCGAGGTCTCGGGTTTCTCACGCCCGGTGCTCGACCGGCGCGCGAGCCACGACATCTTCCTCAGGGAGCATCCGCACAAGGGCCGGCTCAAGGACCTGCGCCGGCGACGCCGGCGCCTCGACGAGGCCGGCATCGTCACGGTCGAGGCGATCGGGCCGGACGGGGACCTGGCCGGCGCGGTCGCGGCATTCCTCGATCTGGAGCGGCGCGGCTGGAAGGGGCGGGCCGGCACCGCGCTCGCCTGCCGGCCGCAGACCGAAGGCCTTGCGAAAGACCTGTTCCGGGCCGGCGGCGGGCCGGTGACGGCGCGGGCCGACCTCCTGCGCCTCGACGGGCGGGTGGTCGCCGCGAGCCTCGCGCTGGTCTGCGGCGGCACCGCGACGCTGCTCAAGACCGCCTACGACGAGGCGTTGCGCGCGCTCGCCCCGGGCGTGCTGCTCGAGGCCGAGATCGTGCGGGCCCTGCACGAGACCCGGTTCGCCGACCGGCTCGATTCGGCGACGCTGGCGAGCGCGGTGCTCGACGACCTCTACCCCGAGCGCACCCGCATCGCCGAAATCGTGGTCTCGCCGCGGGGCGGGCCCGCGCCCGAGCGGATCGCCGCCCGGGCCCGGCGGCAGCACGCCGCGAAAGCCTGGCTCAGGGCGCGGCTCGCCCGCCTGCGGGGCCGCTGACAGCGGCCGCCCTCTCCGCCTCCCGCCAGCCGACCCTGGCGTCCGGCCGCGCATCGGTCGAGGCGAAGTAGGGTTTGATGTCGAGGAGCGGCGTGCCGTCGAGGCAGTCGAGCCCGCGCACCCGCAGGGTGCCGCCGTCGATCCCCAGGAGTTCCACCACCGAGACGGCGATCGGATTCGGACGGGCCGGCGAGCGCAGCGCGAAGGTGCCGCGAGAGTCCGGCGCGTGGCGGGGCTGCTGCGCCACCAGGTTCCGCGGCGCCCGGTCCATCCAGTAGAGCACGATCAGGTGGGTGGTGCCCTCGAGGCTCCGCAAGCCCGGGGCGAAGCGGGGATCGACCTCCAGGGTGCAGACCGCGTCCGATTGCGCCGAATTGCGCGGGCACTCCGCCCGCTCGGTCCAGGGCGTGCGCACCCGGCCGACGAAGTAGAGGCCGGCATCGAACGCCTCCGGCAGGGCGATGCTCTCCTCGCCCGGCCGCGGGCCGAAATCCGCTTGCGTCATCTGACGTCCCACGATCAGGGCGGGATCCGGGTCGCCCCGCCGCTCCACCCAGTATAGGCTGGCCGCCAGGGCATCAGGGAGACCGATCGACCGTGTTCGCCGACGAGCTGAGACCGATGGAGACGGTGGCCGACCCCGAGACGGCGGTCGACCGCCTGGCGGCGCTCCACGCCGCCGCCACCGGGAGCCTGCGGGACGCGCTCGCCCGCTTCCTCGCGGACGGTGTGCCCCCCGACGCCGCCGAGCGGCTGACCTTCCGCTATCCCGAGCTGCGCCTGACCTACCGCCCGACCGGGCCGCTGCCGCGGATCACCCGCGCCACCGCGAAGTTCCAGGGGCCGGGCGTCTACGCCACCACCCTGACCCAGCCGGCGCATTTCCGCGCCTACCTGCTCGAGCAGCTGCGCCCCCTGGTGCAGGATTACGGCGCCACGATCGAGGTGGGCCTGAGCGCCCAGGAGATCCCGTACCCCTACGTCGTCGAGCCCGGGGCGGAGCTCGCCCGCGGCGTCACCTCGAGCGACCTCGCGCGCTACTTCCCGACGCCGATGCTGTCGAGCGTCGGCGACGAGATCGCCGACGGCCTGTGGCTGGAGGCCGGCGACGAGCCCCGGCCGCTCGCCCTGTTCGACGGGCCGCGGGTCGATTACTCGCTGCGCCGCCTCGTGCACTATACCGGGGCCGATTGGCGCCAGATCCAGCCCTGGATCCTGCTCACCAACTATCACCGCTACGTCGACCAGTTCGTGCGGGTCGGCCTGAAGGCGCTGGCCGCCGAGCCCGAGCGCTATGCCCGCCTGGTCCTGCCCGGTGGCGTCGCGGTGGAGGCCGGGGACGCCGCCGGCGCGCAGGCCGACGCGCTGATCGCCGCCTCGCCCTGGCACCGCTTCCAGATGCCGGCCTATCACCTCGTCGCGCGGGACGGACAGGGGACCAGCCTGGTCAATATCGGCGTCGGTCCCTCCAACGCCAAGACGATCACCGATCACCTGGCGGTGCTGCGGCCGCATTGCTGGCTGATGGTCGGCCATTGCGGGGGCCTGCGCCAGTCGCAGACCATCGGCGACTACGTGCTGGCCCACGGCTATCTGCGCCGCGACCGGATCCTCGACGAGGTCGTGCCGCCCGACGTGCCGATCCCGGCGCTCGCCGAGGTCCAGGTGGCGTTGCAGGAGGCCGCCGCCAGCGTCACCGGCGAGCGGGCCGAGGCCCTGAAGCAGCGCCTGCGCACCGGCACGGTCGTGACCTACGACGATCGCAACTGGGAGCTGCGCTGGTCGCAGGAACGGCGGCGGATCAACCTGTCCCGGGCGATCGGCGTCGACATGGAGAGCGGCACCATCGCGGCGCAGGGCTACCGCCTGCGGGTGCCCTATGGCACGCTGCTCTGCGTCTCCGACAAGCCGCTGCACGGCGAGATCAAGCTGCCGGGCGCCGCCAACGCCTTCTACGAGCGGGCGGTCGGCGAGCACCTCTTGATCGGGCTCGCGACCCTCGAGTCCCTGAGGCGCAACCGCCACGGACTGCATTCGCGCAAGCTGCGAAGCTTCGACGAGCCGGCCTTCCGGTAGAACGCCCGTGCCGCTGCCGATCTCGAACAGCCGTCAGGTCGCCGTGGCGGACGGCACCGCCGAGCGCGTCGTCGCGGTCGCCGACCTCGCCGTGTCGCTCGGCGTCGACGCACTGATCCGCCTGCACGAGGCGGATTTTGCGGGGCTGGCGGGCGTCGGCCGCGACCTCGTCCACTTCAACCTCGAGCGCACGATCAACCGCGCCGGCCTGCGCTACGCCCTGCTGCCGATCCTGCGGCCCGGCTTCCGGCGGCCGGGCGGGCCCGAGGAACTGCCGGTCCTCGACCCGACCCGGTTCCGGACCGGTCTCTGCGTGGAGGTGCGCCAGCGCGTGCCGGTGGCGGCGGTGACGCCGGAGCTGTTCCGGGTCTCGCTGCCGACGATCCGCGACGCCGACGCCCTGGCGGCGGCCCTGGTGCGCCGCTACGCCGGCCTGTTCCCCGATCTGTGTCCGGCGGACCTCGTGGCGCGGGGCTGCGCGATCACGCGGCTGCAGCTCGACGAGCGCTGAGCGGACGGTTGCGCGGCGGCCTTGCGCTTGTCCTTGCACGATGTCCTTGCGCGCGCCTGACGAGGATTCGGGGCGGTTTTCCCTTGGGAAAAGGCCGGCGGCGAAAGGATGAGACAAATGTCCTGCCCGAGTGTCCATCCGTGCCGGCGACCGGTGATCGATCGCCGCTGACCCAAGATTAGCTGTGCAATTCTACGCCGCGCGGGCCGGGCCGCTCGAATCCGCCGCCATGCTTTACCGCTTCGCAACCGGCTCGCCGTCACGGTGTCGGGAGCCGAGGCTGGACCGCGAACCTCCCATGCTGCAGACCGCCGACACCTTGCTCGCCCTGCATGACGGGCGGCTCATCGGTCTGGCGCTGCTGATCGGCGTCCTCGCGGCGATCACCATGATCGACCTGTTCCAGCACGCCCGCGCCACCAGCGGCAGCAGCCGGGGGATCTGGATCTCGGCTGCCGGCATCGCCGGCGGGTTCGGGCTGTGGGCGAGCCAGTTCATCGCGCAGGCCTCGATCCGCCCCGCCGCCGAGATCCTGCGCGGCAGCGAGACCCTGTTGCTCGGCCTCGTGCTCATGGTGCTCCTCGCCGGGGCGGGCCTGCGGGCCGCCGTCTCGGCGCCCCGGCGCGTCGCCACCGCCCTCGGCGGGGGCCTGATCGGCTTAGGGCTCGCGGCGGTCGGTGCCGCGGTATCGGCGGGCCTGCCGGGGGCGGGTGGGCCGGCCTGGAGCGCGGGCCTCGTCCTGTCCGGCGTCGCCGGAATGGTCCTGTCCGGCCTCGCCCTGGGCTGCAGCCTGCGGGAGAGCCCGGCGCGCCGCGCCGTGGGGGCCCTGTGCCTGTCCGGCGCCGTGATGCTGCCGCATGCCGTCGGCCTTGCCGCGGCGGGCGGCGGGCTGAAGCCGGTCATGCTCGATGGTGAGTTCGCCGCCTCCCTCGGCTTCGCCAGCCTGACGCTGCTCGTCCTGTCCTTCCTCGGCCTGACCCTGGACAGCCGCGTCCGGCGCCGCCGCGAGTCGCAGGACCTGATGAGCAGCCTCGCCGATGCGGCGGTGGAGGGCATCGCGATCTGCGAGGGCGGCCGCATCGTGACCGTCAATACCAGCCTCGCCGAGCTGATCGGGCGGGCGCCGGCGGCGCTGACCGGCCGGCCGATCGGCGAGATCCTGCCCGACACGGTGGTCGCGCGCCTCGATGCCGGCCCGGACGGCCGGGCGATCGAGGCCGAGCTCGTCGGTGCCGGCGGCGAGGCGCTGCCGGTCGAGGTGATCCGCCGCCCGGTCGGCAACCGGCCCTGCCGCGCCATCGCCGTGCGCGACCTGCGGGCGCGGCGCCAGGCCGAGCGCGACATCCAGTTCCTGGCCCATCACGACACCCTGACCGGCCTGCCGAAC
Protein-coding regions in this window:
- the thiC gene encoding phosphomethylpyrimidine synthase ThiC: MNAPILAKDLPHSVTTGPVAGSVKAYASPQERPDLHVPYREIALSDPREAPVRVYDPSGPYTEADARIDLAAGLPEIRKRWIAGRGYAATAPRAVKPEDNGFASADRLVAPCPAARTVRRGAPGQRVTQYEFARAGIVTEEMIYVAHRENLCREAMLAGAADKLADGESFGASIPPFITPDFVRDEVARGRAIIPANINHTELEPMAIGRNFLVKINANIGNSAVTSSAAEEVEKMVWAIRWGADTVMDLSTGRNIHNIRGWILRNAPVPIGTVPIYQALEKVGGDPLKLDWEVFRDTLIEQAEQGVDYFTIHAGVRLAHVPLTARRVTGIVSRGGSIMARWCLAGHRESFLYERFEEICDICRAYDVSFSLGDGLRPGSIADANDAAQFAELETLGELTEVAHAKGCQVMIEGPGHVPMHKIKVNMEKQLAECGEAPFYTLGPLTTDVAPGYDHITSGIGAAMIGWFGTAMLCYVTPKEHLGLPNRDDVKTGVITYKIAAHAADLAKGHPAAQLRDDALSRARFDFRWEDQFNLSLDPDTARAYHDETLPKDAHKVAHFCSMCGPKFCSMKITQDLRADVLAMAAASAVVGEATPLSEAERAAGMAQKSAEFMTQGGDLYVAPGE
- a CDS encoding ATP-binding protein, whose amino-acid sequence is MNRLGTALASELDRQRLGDTVVEAATHLTGAAYGALFERVPESPDGPEHWRLLSLTGAPREAFTRFGLPRVTTLFSHTFAARGVVLSEDVTADPRYGSHGGMPQGHLPVRSYLAVPVVSGDGVILGALLFGHPEPHRFGTREAALIEGLAGQAAVAMDNARLFASVRREQDRFAAAVQAVRGVLWTNDAAGRMAGDQPAWAALTGQTQEQYAGYGWAEAVHPEDRAASVESWNAAVAERRRYTHEHRVRRHDGVFRTFAIQAVPVLDPDGSIREWVGVHSDISEQRAAETALRESNEEIQRYAYIVSHDLRAPLVNIMGFTSEIEASQDDIRAALAGRPEAGRIDADLSESVSFIKAAITKMDGLINAILKLSREGRRNFQPEPLAMTALVQGLADAQRHQTDAADAVIAIGDLPGITADRLAVEQIFGNLIDNAIKYLAKDRPGRIAVTGSVSDGLAVFRVADNGRGIDARDHARVFELFRRSGAQDRPGEGIGLAHVRTLVRALGGRIDLSSEIGAGTTFSVTLPLRQG
- a CDS encoding response regulator codes for the protein MIEDDEGHARLIERNIRRAGVNNVIESFRDGTSALAALFGPDGSGEINAGRPLLILLDLNLPDMTGIDILQKVKSNPHLRRSPVVILTTTDDQREIQRCYDLGCNVYITKPVNYEGFANAIRQLGLFFSVMQVPESA
- a CDS encoding sensor histidine kinase; protein product: MVTEPVRLLYIDDDPGLARLVARTLAGRGCEVVHAPDGEAGLALIAAERFDVVALDHHMPLETGLDILPRIRALAEAPPVIYVTGSEDSRVAVAALKAGAVDYVWKDLQGHFRELLAEAVATAVLQDRTRREKERAEAEVREARDRAELLLREVNHRVANSLALVAALVRMQANAVTDASARAALEETQTRITAIAGIHRRLYTSDDVRVVAVDAYLATLVEDLDGAMNATGQRHRILLDAAPVEVATDKAVSLGVIVTELVTNAYKYAYPEGATGEIRITARRDGDTLRLTVADDGVGWQGAGTPRGTGLGSRIVRAMASNLRAQIAYAQAEKGTAASIDIAL
- a CDS encoding lipopolysaccharide biosynthesis protein, yielding MAAGAALGEAGGGAGTALAVFGVRIVAAACAFVAQVLMARLMGGTEYGVFATIWVWTALMGHASTWGLSQAACRFLPTYRATGAVGPERGFLAFGAVFSLTAASALAGFGAALLWLVPGLVAGNHAGPLLVAALVLPLFALQDFCEGVARGRNWTLLAVAPPYLLRQGLIMALMLAAVAFGAPAEATVAVACTLAATALSLAMQATLLLRRLRAERPSARARYPWRDWLRAALPMALIDLAGSGFNFVDVLVLGFLLPPAEVGAYFAATRLLQFVVFVQYAASSVTAQRFAAAQARGDRAELETLVRRWARLTLLATLATGLALVAAGPLLLGLFGPDFREALPLLALLVAGHGLAAACGPAEDLLTMLGAERACAAVTVALLVAAVLLTLALVPPLGLTGAALAAALVTAARGGVLARLAYRRLGLVTPAFAR
- a CDS encoding GNAT family N-acetyltransferase — protein: MTAPAFPLPTTVAAPACEITTLASLSREPASWDALVARAAGPTPDYARRVLEAHRDHGLAPADLPCLAVRAGPDLLALLPYRTGRGPLGLGRIARPFASPYLTVTAPLVVAGTEGVPALAALVAGMRTLGQPWWWPLLPADESPLLAALARDGWGSAEVSGFSRPVLDRRASHDIFLREHPHKGRLKDLRRRRRRLDEAGIVTVEAIGPDGDLAGAVAAFLDLERRGWKGRAGTALACRPQTEGLAKDLFRAGGGPVTARADLLRLDGRVVAASLALVCGGTATLLKTAYDEALRALAPGVLLEAEIVRALHETRFADRLDSATLASAVLDDLYPERTRIAEIVVSPRGGPAPERIAARARRQHAAKAWLRARLARLRGR
- the tsaA gene encoding tRNA (N6-threonylcarbamoyladenosine(37)-N6)-methyltransferase TrmO, whose translation is MTQADFGPRPGEESIALPEAFDAGLYFVGRVRTPWTERAECPRNSAQSDAVCTLEVDPRFAPGLRSLEGTTHLIVLYWMDRAPRNLVAQQPRHAPDSRGTFALRSPARPNPIAVSVVELLGIDGGTLRVRGLDCLDGTPLLDIKPYFASTDARPDARVGWREAERAAAVSGPAGGRAAP